A genomic segment from Actinoplanes sichuanensis encodes:
- a CDS encoding chemotaxis protein CheW codes for MIRATTVAERVARLREDFDRSFAEPARVFDDENIELLAVRAGERPYAIRLDQSSGVHPDRPVTALPTTVRALLGVAGYAGAVVPVYDLAALLGHPIPQRPRWLLLTTGAPPLALAFHELDRHLRVPATDVIDGGDGGGRPGCLHGMVRLDDGDRPIVDVQATRELVHQLAGHRPVPEEIR; via the coding sequence ATGATCCGGGCGACCACCGTGGCCGAGCGGGTGGCCCGGCTGCGGGAGGACTTCGACAGGTCCTTCGCCGAGCCGGCCCGCGTCTTCGACGACGAGAACATCGAGCTTCTGGCGGTACGGGCGGGCGAGCGGCCGTACGCGATCCGGCTGGACCAGTCGTCGGGCGTGCATCCGGACCGGCCGGTGACCGCGCTGCCGACCACGGTCCGGGCGCTGCTCGGGGTGGCCGGCTACGCGGGTGCCGTGGTCCCGGTCTACGACCTGGCCGCGCTGCTCGGCCATCCGATCCCGCAGCGGCCCCGCTGGCTGCTGCTCACCACCGGCGCACCACCCCTGGCCCTGGCCTTCCACGAACTGGACCGGCACCTGCGGGTCCCGGCCACCGACGTGATCGACGGCGGAGACGGCGGCGGACGGCCGGGCTGTCTGCACGGCATGGTGCGCCTGGACGACGGCGACCGGCCGATCGTGGACGTGCAGGCCACCCGAGAGCTCGTACACCAGTTGGCCGGACACCGGCCCGTCCCCGAGGAGATCCGATGA
- a CDS encoding CheR family methyltransferase has protein sequence MGGRRWHATGGPVMISAASLTRFRELLQRRLGWTFADHDLGPTAEVLAARARAHGLTDREYLDRLTGRRWTAEVAELASALSITETYFFRHEEQFRVLRERVLPEMIEARAGQRVLRLLSVGCSSGEEAYSLAIAAIRARPGPDWIVTVTGVDANREMLRRARDAVYSSWSLRDTPEDVRRRWFRPVEDGFRVADEVTGTVRFVEHNVAGDDPQLWHPARYDVIFCRNLLMYLTAEVAAELIHRMTRALTDGGFLFLGHTDSLGSRPDGLDVCHANGTVYYQRRAVAPVRGETPAPPPRRIPAAAPPAPAARAVTDHGDQRRVLGLMRDDRFAEALDTAGDADSLTRGVLLAQLGRVDEARDTANRLLHAGGPQADAHHLLGVCHELDCAELAVGQYRLAAYLDPQFAMPRLRMGLLARRRGDDRGAADHLTAALELLTSENEERIVLFGGGFGRLALTTLCRTELDACGVRR, from the coding sequence GTGGGAGGCCGCCGGTGGCACGCCACCGGCGGCCCCGTCATGATCAGCGCGGCGTCGCTGACCCGGTTCCGGGAGCTGCTGCAACGACGCCTGGGCTGGACGTTCGCCGACCACGATCTGGGGCCGACGGCCGAGGTGCTGGCCGCCCGGGCCCGCGCACACGGGCTCACCGACCGGGAGTACCTGGACCGGCTGACCGGACGCCGCTGGACCGCCGAGGTGGCCGAACTGGCGAGCGCGTTGAGCATCACCGAGACGTACTTCTTCCGGCACGAGGAACAGTTCCGGGTGCTGCGCGAACGGGTGCTGCCGGAGATGATCGAGGCCCGGGCCGGGCAGCGGGTGCTGCGGCTGCTGTCGGTCGGCTGCTCGTCCGGGGAGGAGGCGTACTCGCTGGCCATCGCGGCGATCCGGGCGCGGCCGGGACCGGACTGGATCGTGACGGTGACGGGTGTCGACGCCAACCGGGAGATGCTGCGCCGGGCCCGGGACGCGGTCTACTCGTCCTGGTCGTTGCGGGACACCCCGGAGGACGTACGCCGCCGCTGGTTCCGGCCGGTGGAGGACGGTTTCCGGGTGGCCGACGAGGTGACCGGCACGGTCCGGTTCGTCGAGCACAACGTCGCCGGTGACGACCCGCAGCTGTGGCATCCGGCCCGCTACGACGTGATCTTCTGCCGGAACCTGCTGATGTACCTGACCGCCGAGGTCGCGGCCGAACTGATCCACCGGATGACGCGGGCCCTGACCGACGGCGGGTTCCTCTTCCTCGGGCACACCGACTCGCTGGGCAGCCGCCCGGACGGCCTGGACGTGTGCCATGCCAACGGCACCGTCTACTACCAGCGGCGAGCCGTCGCCCCGGTCCGCGGGGAGACCCCGGCCCCGCCGCCGCGGCGGATCCCGGCCGCCGCTCCCCCGGCGCCCGCGGCCCGGGCGGTCACCGACCACGGCGACCAGCGGCGGGTGCTCGGGCTGATGCGCGACGACCGGTTCGCCGAGGCGCTCGACACGGCCGGCGACGCCGACTCGCTCACCCGGGGTGTGCTGCTGGCCCAGCTGGGCCGGGTCGACGAGGCCCGGGACACCGCGAACCGGCTGCTGCACGCCGGTGGACCGCAGGCCGACGCCCACCATCTGCTCGGGGTCTGCCACGAGCTGGACTGCGCGGAGCTCGCGGTCGGACAGTACCGGCTGGCCGCCTACCTGGATCCGCAGTTCGCGATGCCCCGGCTGCGGATGGGACTGCTCGCCCGGCGGCGCGGCGACGACCGTGGGGCGGCCGACCATCTGACCGCCGCGCTGGAACTGCTGACGAGTGAGAACGAGGAGCGGATCGTGCTGTTCGGCGGCGGGTTCGGGCGGCTCGCGCTGACCACCCTGTGCCGTACCGAACTCGACGCGTGCGGGGTCCGCCGATGA
- a CDS encoding chemotaxis protein CheW, which produces MGGLPGGVLTPALDAGVAALVFRAGPLYCALPLGEVIETMRPLRTRPLAGTPSYVRGLTILRGAPAPVIDMTRLLTGVEAPVDRYVAVRAGRGPVACATGPVLGVRDIEVEPPEGPAALFTGVSKALIAAVGTVGTEPLLLLHSIAAVPDEVWEAAGGTPPAAPS; this is translated from the coding sequence GTGGGGGGGCTGCCGGGCGGTGTGCTGACTCCGGCGCTGGACGCCGGAGTCGCCGCGCTGGTCTTTCGGGCCGGGCCGCTCTACTGCGCGCTGCCGCTCGGCGAGGTCATCGAGACCATGCGCCCGCTGCGCACCAGGCCGCTGGCCGGCACCCCGTCCTACGTGCGCGGGCTGACCATCCTGCGCGGCGCGCCGGCTCCGGTGATCGACATGACCAGGCTGCTCACCGGCGTCGAGGCACCGGTCGACAGGTATGTGGCGGTGCGCGCCGGCCGCGGTCCGGTCGCCTGCGCCACCGGCCCGGTGCTCGGTGTCCGCGACATCGAGGTGGAGCCGCCGGAGGGGCCGGCCGCACTGTTCACCGGAGTCTCCAAGGCCCTGATCGCGGCGGTCGGCACGGTCGGAACCGAACCATTGCTGCTGCTGCACAGCATCGCCGCGGTGCCCGACGAGGTGTGGGAGGCCGCCGGTGGCACGCCACCGGCGGCCCCGTCATGA
- a CDS encoding acyltransferase family protein, translating into MRNRYLDTLRAAAIVRVVVYHHFGWAWLSLALPAMGVMFAVAGSLTAASLDRRAAGPVVLSRLRRLLPPLWLLGAVVVPAMITTGWTVEPARLLLWIVPLADPPGSEAAIDAWEPLWYIRAYLWFVLLTPLLYGLWKRVGWALVALPIAGLVVLDKTGFTLPDAADSAMWDLVTYGACWIVGFAHRDGRLARLHPAIAFWGAIGLGAAALYWQSGHQGEDAWDLNDVSESQALWSLAFVLLVLRWQPDMTRFAAIRPLDRLVSLLNGRAVTIYLWHNIAIAAIWPVLEFTGQDDLGRLEGPVTLAMTVLLTGVAVVAFGWVEDLAAGRSPRLWPTYQAPRAQPAAGETPGERRTAGETPGERQAVPEPSAGDPITERIIRDTPPGAPCPPQQGRRYLSEDPVTERIMRDMPVAGRPPVQPRGHEGVPWAGNTAPQQGGPPLPLRFDGRDGAH; encoded by the coding sequence GTGCGCAACCGCTACCTGGACACGCTCCGTGCCGCGGCGATCGTCCGGGTCGTCGTCTATCACCACTTCGGGTGGGCGTGGCTGTCGCTCGCGCTGCCGGCGATGGGCGTCATGTTCGCGGTGGCCGGGTCGCTGACCGCCGCGTCCCTGGACCGCCGCGCGGCCGGTCCGGTGGTGCTGTCCCGGCTCCGCCGCCTGCTGCCTCCACTGTGGCTGCTCGGCGCGGTCGTCGTCCCGGCCATGATCACCACGGGCTGGACGGTGGAACCGGCCCGGCTCCTGCTGTGGATCGTGCCGCTGGCCGACCCGCCCGGCAGCGAAGCCGCGATCGACGCCTGGGAGCCGCTCTGGTACATCCGCGCCTACCTGTGGTTCGTGCTGCTCACCCCGCTGCTGTACGGGCTGTGGAAGCGGGTCGGCTGGGCACTGGTGGCCCTACCGATCGCCGGGCTGGTGGTCCTCGACAAGACCGGGTTCACGCTGCCGGACGCCGCCGACTCGGCGATGTGGGATCTGGTCACCTACGGCGCCTGCTGGATCGTCGGGTTCGCGCACCGGGACGGCCGGCTGGCCCGGCTGCACCCGGCCATCGCCTTCTGGGGCGCGATCGGGCTCGGCGCGGCCGCCCTCTACTGGCAGAGCGGGCATCAGGGCGAGGACGCGTGGGACCTGAACGACGTGTCCGAGTCGCAGGCGCTCTGGTCGCTGGCCTTCGTGCTGCTGGTGTTGCGCTGGCAGCCGGACATGACCCGGTTCGCCGCGATCCGGCCGTTGGACCGGCTGGTCAGCCTGCTCAACGGGCGGGCCGTCACCATCTACCTCTGGCACAACATCGCGATCGCCGCGATCTGGCCGGTACTGGAATTCACCGGGCAGGACGACCTGGGCCGCCTGGAGGGCCCGGTCACCCTGGCGATGACCGTCCTGCTCACCGGGGTGGCGGTGGTCGCGTTCGGCTGGGTCGAGGACCTGGCGGCGGGCCGGTCACCCCGGCTGTGGCCGACCTACCAGGCGCCCCGCGCCCAGCCGGCCGCCGGAGAGACGCCCGGTGAGCGGCGGACCGCCGGAGAGACGCCTGGTGAGCGGCAGGCCGTTCCGGAGCCGTCGGCCGGGGATCCGATCACCGAGCGGATCATCCGGGACACGCCGCCGGGGGCGCCGTGCCCTCCGCAGCAGGGCCGCCGGTACCTCTCCGAGGACCCGGTCACCGAGCGGATCATGCGGGACATGCCGGTGGCCGGGCGACCGCCGGTCCAGCCGCGGGGGCACGAGGGTGTGCCGTGGGCCGGGAACACCGCCCCCCAGCAGGGCGGGCCGCCGCTGCCGCTGCGGTTCGACGGGCGCGACGGCGCCCACTGA
- a CDS encoding CAP domain-containing protein has protein sequence MRGPAVGLGLAVVALAVCGSATPALAVSGTATPALAVPGSATPALAYAPPGTPDVAPSGRPPVSGWGDAPVRTKPHRRSELESPTGRAAVPGADPIVASRTAVTSASVAPGPQSPVQQQVLALVNQERKEAGCDPITLDRRLIQAANRHASDMARRGYFDHESPAGEKAGSRVTGAGYPWRRYGENIAKGQDSPFRVMADWMRSPGHRENILDCRLDQMGVGLALAADDTPYWVQDFATPRS, from the coding sequence ATGCGTGGACCTGCGGTGGGACTCGGGCTGGCTGTGGTGGCGCTGGCGGTCTGCGGGAGTGCCACCCCGGCGCTGGCGGTCTCCGGGACTGCCACCCCGGCGCTGGCGGTCCCCGGGAGTGCCACCCCGGCGCTGGCGTACGCGCCACCGGGCACACCCGACGTCGCTCCGTCCGGGCGGCCGCCGGTGTCCGGATGGGGCGACGCGCCGGTCCGTACGAAACCCCACCGACGGTCCGAACTGGAGTCGCCGACCGGCCGGGCCGCCGTGCCGGGGGCCGACCCGATCGTCGCGTCCCGGACCGCGGTGACCTCCGCGTCGGTCGCGCCGGGCCCGCAGTCGCCGGTGCAGCAGCAGGTCCTGGCGCTGGTCAACCAGGAGCGCAAGGAGGCCGGCTGCGACCCGATCACCCTGGACCGGCGGCTGATCCAGGCCGCCAACCGGCACGCCTCGGACATGGCCCGGCGCGGCTACTTCGACCACGAGTCACCGGCCGGGGAGAAGGCCGGCAGCCGGGTGACGGGCGCCGGGTACCCGTGGCGCCGCTACGGCGAGAACATCGCCAAGGGGCAGGACAGCCCGTTCCGGGTGATGGCCGACTGGATGAGGAGTCCCGGCCATCGGGAGAACATCCTGGACTGCCGGCTCGACCAGATGGGGGTCGGGCTGGCGCTGGCCGCCGACGACACGCCCTACTGGGTCCAGGACTTCGCCACTCCCCGTAGCTGA
- a CDS encoding L,D-transpeptidase family protein, whose protein sequence is MAVLVGSGLGAFALTPASAGASAPVTAAVTTTVVTKAAAASCATGKYQKQVEGYLKQLGGYGTVTVDGKQSPADCAAIIKFQKRFGIQPAKGLAGPTTFDVAKRLAATKTAACKAKKKGITFCVDLTNQTTWVMKNGAVYVKPTVTRTGYKGYRTPAGTFTINKRTKKEWSDPYEVWLPYWQRFIGGRGFHQTTTYIHDKWRGSHGCVNLLQQDAQKYWSIGKIGMTVKVFGRRPGT, encoded by the coding sequence ATGGCCGTACTGGTCGGCAGTGGTCTCGGCGCTTTCGCGCTGACGCCGGCGAGCGCCGGTGCGTCCGCGCCGGTGACCGCGGCCGTGACCACCACCGTGGTCACCAAGGCGGCCGCCGCGTCGTGCGCGACCGGCAAGTACCAGAAGCAGGTCGAGGGCTACCTCAAGCAGCTGGGCGGCTACGGCACGGTGACGGTCGACGGCAAGCAGTCGCCCGCCGACTGTGCCGCGATCATCAAGTTCCAGAAGCGGTTCGGCATCCAGCCGGCCAAGGGTCTGGCCGGCCCGACCACCTTCGACGTCGCCAAGCGACTGGCGGCGACGAAGACGGCGGCCTGCAAGGCCAAGAAGAAGGGCATCACCTTCTGCGTCGATCTGACCAACCAGACGACGTGGGTGATGAAGAACGGGGCGGTGTACGTCAAGCCGACCGTCACCCGCACCGGGTACAAGGGTTACCGGACCCCGGCGGGCACTTTCACGATCAACAAGCGGACGAAGAAGGAGTGGTCCGACCCGTACGAGGTGTGGCTGCCGTACTGGCAGCGCTTCATCGGCGGGCGGGGCTTCCACCAGACCACGACCTACATCCACGACAAGTGGCGCGGGTCGCACGGCTGCGTGAACCTCCTCCAGCAGGACGCCCAGAAGTACTGGAGCATCGGCAAGATCGGCATGACCGTGAAGGTCTTCGGCCGCCGCCCCGGCACCTGA
- a CDS encoding efflux RND transporter periplasmic adaptor subunit translates to MYRSRVVIVAAGLVVLLPMTAASCDDAPDPVRLGNAQVGTVDEIVEAPGTVTARTAATLTAPASGTLRELHAEPGRRVRKGDVLAVIDSPELTRRRDAAAEAVERAPAGGTISTGGTAEFAAVRKRTDRQAADAFEQARAAAAQITDPQVKKTLLHQVDAAEKNYETASAASATALRSVERGVASLSRAMGTLSAAQRLQAEQAYELADAAVDALTLRAPVAGVVQLGGPAQSGGGSLAGLLETGQAPTGTSGGMSGVDTAIPEGGWVAAGTPVVTVVDTGRLGLTAEVDETDVLLVGEGVEAEVELDAAPGAGYPATVRAVDLLPTTSARGGVSYRVRLDLGEGAFADSGEAAPEPRPGMSAVIRLKVRQAAGAVTVPASAVVTADGHDTVWTVRDGRYTAVPVRLGVQGEDTVQIVSGVSAGERVVVAGADQVDAGQKAP, encoded by the coding sequence GTGTATCGCTCACGTGTTGTGATCGTGGCCGCGGGTCTCGTGGTGCTGCTCCCGATGACCGCGGCCTCGTGCGACGACGCCCCCGACCCGGTCCGCCTCGGCAACGCGCAGGTCGGGACGGTCGACGAGATCGTCGAGGCGCCCGGCACGGTGACCGCCCGGACCGCCGCGACCCTGACCGCGCCCGCCTCCGGCACCCTCCGCGAGCTCCACGCCGAGCCCGGCCGCCGGGTCCGCAAGGGTGACGTGCTCGCCGTCATCGACTCGCCCGAGCTGACCCGCCGTCGGGACGCCGCCGCCGAAGCGGTCGAGCGGGCCCCCGCCGGCGGCACGATCAGCACCGGCGGCACCGCCGAGTTCGCCGCCGTCCGCAAACGCACCGACCGGCAGGCCGCCGACGCCTTCGAGCAGGCCCGGGCGGCCGCCGCGCAGATCACCGACCCGCAGGTCAAGAAGACGCTGCTGCACCAGGTCGACGCGGCCGAGAAGAACTACGAGACCGCCTCGGCGGCCTCGGCGACCGCCCTGCGGTCGGTGGAGCGCGGCGTCGCCTCACTGAGCCGCGCGATGGGCACCCTCTCCGCCGCCCAGCGGTTGCAGGCCGAGCAGGCGTACGAGTTGGCCGACGCCGCCGTCGACGCGCTCACCCTGCGCGCCCCGGTGGCCGGTGTGGTCCAGCTCGGCGGCCCGGCGCAGTCCGGCGGCGGCTCGCTGGCCGGGCTCCTGGAGACCGGGCAGGCCCCGACCGGCACGTCGGGTGGCATGTCCGGGGTGGACACCGCGATCCCCGAGGGCGGCTGGGTCGCGGCCGGCACCCCGGTGGTGACCGTGGTCGACACCGGCCGGCTGGGGCTCACCGCCGAGGTCGACGAAACCGACGTGCTCCTGGTCGGTGAGGGCGTCGAGGCGGAGGTCGAGCTGGACGCGGCGCCCGGCGCCGGCTATCCGGCCACCGTCCGGGCGGTCGACCTGCTGCCCACCACCTCGGCCCGTGGCGGAGTCTCCTACCGGGTGCGCCTCGATCTCGGCGAAGGCGCGTTCGCGGACAGCGGCGAGGCGGCCCCCGAGCCACGACCGGGGATGAGCGCGGTGATCCGGCTCAAGGTGCGCCAGGCCGCCGGCGCGGTCACCGTCCCCGCCTCGGCGGTGGTCACCGCCGACGGGCACGACACGGTGTGGACGGTCCGGGACGGCCGCTACACGGCCGTACCGGTGCGGCTCGGGGTGCAGGGTGAGGACACCGTGCAGATCGTCTCCGGGGTGAGCGCGGGGGAGCGGGTCGTGGTCGCCGGCGCCGACCAGGTCGACGCCGGTCAGAAGGCGCCGTGA
- a CDS encoding ABC transporter permease — MRLAEAWRVALDALRANRLRSMLTMLGVIIGVAAVVALVAIGTGTKQQIENQVEGLGSNLLLVVPGRIQAGSAPTSSPLTLDDIDAINRVVGDRSRVAVTIASGETVRAGSRTGFASMQGVLETTPTVFVRNLDRGTYLTRTDVSTGRRVAVLGAGLARTLFADRDPIGRQITIGGVRFRVIGVFEPLGQSLGVDRDGEVHVPVTAAQRLLGTERIDGIAIRAPDRDRIGDLSTAVVAALTDRHPDTDFSAVTQEQILGVLGDILGVLTGVLAAIAGISLLVGGVGVSNIMLVSVRERTREIGLRKAVGARPRDIGVQFLLEAVLLTTTGGVLGMLLGGGTALLVDRFTPVPAALTWWSMALAFGVSAAVGIIFGVVPAQRAGRLDPVVALRTE, encoded by the coding sequence GTGCGACTCGCTGAGGCCTGGCGGGTCGCCCTCGACGCGCTGCGCGCCAACCGGCTGCGCAGCATGCTCACCATGCTCGGCGTGATCATCGGGGTGGCCGCGGTCGTCGCCCTGGTCGCCATCGGCACCGGCACCAAACAGCAGATCGAGAACCAGGTCGAGGGCCTCGGCTCGAACCTGCTGCTGGTCGTGCCCGGCCGCATCCAGGCCGGTTCGGCGCCCACCTCGTCACCGCTCACCCTGGACGACATCGACGCGATCAACCGGGTGGTCGGCGACCGCAGCCGGGTCGCCGTCACCATCGCCTCGGGCGAGACGGTACGCGCCGGGTCGCGCACCGGTTTCGCCAGCATGCAGGGTGTCCTGGAGACCACCCCCACCGTCTTCGTCCGCAACCTCGACCGCGGCACCTATCTGACCCGGACCGACGTCAGCACCGGTCGTCGCGTCGCGGTCCTCGGTGCCGGCCTGGCCCGTACCCTGTTCGCCGACCGTGACCCGATCGGCCGGCAGATCACCATCGGCGGAGTCCGGTTTCGGGTGATCGGCGTCTTCGAACCGCTCGGGCAGAGCCTCGGCGTCGACCGCGACGGCGAGGTGCACGTGCCGGTCACCGCCGCGCAGCGCCTGCTCGGCACCGAGCGCATCGACGGCATCGCCATCCGCGCCCCCGACCGCGACCGGATCGGCGACCTCTCCACCGCCGTCGTCGCCGCCCTCACCGACCGCCACCCGGACACCGACTTCTCCGCGGTCACCCAGGAGCAGATCCTCGGTGTGCTCGGCGACATCCTCGGCGTACTCACCGGTGTCCTCGCCGCGATCGCCGGGATCAGCCTGCTCGTCGGCGGGGTCGGCGTCTCCAACATCATGCTCGTCTCGGTCCGCGAACGGACCAGGGAGATCGGGCTGCGCAAGGCGGTCGGCGCCCGGCCCCGCGACATCGGTGTCCAGTTCCTCCTCGAGGCGGTGCTACTCACCACCACCGGCGGTGTCCTCGGCATGCTCCTCGGCGGCGGCACCGCCCTGCTCGTCGATCGGTTCACCCCGGTACCGGCCGCCCTCACCTGGTGGTCGATGGCACTCGCGTTCGGAGTGTCGGCCGCCGTCGGCATCATCTTCGGCGTGGTCCCGGCACAGCGGGCCGGCCGGCTCGATCCGGTGGTCGCGCTGCGTACCGAATGA
- a CDS encoding GGDEF domain-containing protein, protein MAHQLRDMHGAARAVAYLMLAAGPYNFVTGVLMKLGDPLGQVIALAVTSFILFTVGLICLRRPQAMPRLFWLLVPLMSAGVITGLNVGTADATMGPQLFYLWPLLYAAMFLNRRMIALTVVQISAGHALTAFQFQESGQALLDWIAITVAMSMTAVVVAGLRERNDRLRGVLETQATSDSLTGAANRRAFDAELDRAVADADDHEPLALIMIDVDHFKTINDTWGHAVGDLALRTVADALRDAAEDRRHMVARLGGDEFAVLLRAAPYAAVRFTELARAHVGATTGLPCGPPSLSIGIAVLPDHATGADELQKVADAALYRAKEGGRGRSMMAHPPQRLPASA, encoded by the coding sequence TTGGCCCATCAGTTACGCGACATGCACGGCGCCGCCCGTGCCGTCGCCTATCTGATGCTGGCCGCCGGGCCCTACAACTTCGTGACCGGTGTCCTGATGAAGCTCGGCGACCCGCTGGGCCAGGTCATCGCCCTCGCCGTCACCTCGTTCATCCTGTTCACCGTCGGCCTGATCTGCCTGCGCCGCCCGCAGGCCATGCCCAGACTGTTCTGGCTGCTCGTGCCACTGATGTCGGCGGGCGTCATCACCGGGCTCAACGTGGGCACCGCGGACGCCACCATGGGTCCGCAACTGTTCTACCTGTGGCCGCTGCTCTACGCCGCGATGTTCCTCAACCGCCGGATGATCGCCCTCACCGTCGTCCAGATCTCCGCCGGGCACGCGCTCACCGCCTTCCAGTTCCAGGAGAGCGGACAGGCCCTGCTCGACTGGATCGCGATCACCGTGGCCATGTCGATGACCGCCGTCGTCGTCGCCGGCCTCCGCGAACGCAACGACCGGCTACGCGGCGTGCTGGAGACCCAGGCCACCTCCGACTCGCTCACCGGCGCCGCCAACCGGCGCGCCTTCGACGCCGAACTCGACCGGGCCGTCGCCGACGCCGACGACCACGAACCGCTCGCGCTCATCATGATCGACGTCGACCACTTCAAGACGATCAACGACACCTGGGGCCATGCGGTCGGGGACCTCGCCCTGCGTACCGTCGCCGACGCCCTCCGCGACGCCGCCGAGGACCGCCGGCACATGGTCGCCCGCCTCGGCGGCGACGAGTTCGCCGTGCTGCTGCGGGCCGCGCCCTACGCGGCCGTCCGCTTCACCGAACTCGCCCGCGCCCATGTCGGCGCCACCACCGGACTACCGTGCGGCCCGCCGAGCCTCAGCATCGGCATCGCCGTGCTCCCCGACCACGCCACCGGCGCCGACGAACTTCAGAAGGTCGCCGACGCGGCCCTCTACCGGGCCAAGGAGGGTGGCCGGGGCCGCAGCATGATGGCCCATCCACCCCAGCGACTGCCCGCCTCGGCCTGA